One Mycobacterium sp. SMC-4 DNA window includes the following coding sequences:
- a CDS encoding PLP-dependent cysteine synthase family protein translates to MNHVLSISAADDRNPCAQRRLSCGRRPATMVGHTPVLRISAPFTASDRGFWAKLEGFNPGGMKDRPALHMVERARVTGHLQPGARIVESTSGTLGLGLALAGTVYGHPVTLVTDPGMEPLIQRMLTAFGARVELVTEPHPEGGWQQARRQRVEQILSADARAWHPDQYNNPENVEAYRGLAVELVEQVGPVDVLVCSVGTGGHSAGIARVLRETNPDLRLIGVDTVGSTIFGQPPGARLMRGLGSSIYPGNVDYPAFDEVHWVAAAEAVWACRTLASTHYASGGWSVGAVALVASWAARTHRRGTTVAAVFPDGPQRYFDTVYNDDYCQAHGLLAGPPAVQPDTIGHPWARTVTRWTRCARVVDPMQAGSR, encoded by the coding sequence ATGAACCACGTCCTATCCATCTCTGCTGCAGACGACCGGAACCCTTGCGCGCAGCGCCGGCTCAGTTGCGGCCGACGGCCGGCCACCATGGTCGGCCATACACCCGTCCTGCGGATCTCCGCCCCCTTCACAGCATCTGATCGAGGCTTCTGGGCAAAACTCGAGGGATTCAACCCCGGAGGGATGAAGGACCGCCCTGCCTTGCACATGGTGGAACGAGCGCGCGTCACCGGACATCTCCAGCCGGGAGCCCGGATCGTCGAATCCACCAGTGGAACACTCGGATTGGGCCTTGCATTGGCGGGTACCGTCTATGGCCACCCCGTCACGCTGGTCACCGACCCCGGTATGGAACCGTTGATCCAGCGGATGCTCACGGCGTTCGGCGCGCGCGTCGAACTGGTCACCGAACCTCATCCCGAAGGTGGCTGGCAACAGGCGCGGCGACAACGCGTCGAGCAGATACTCTCCGCCGATGCCCGCGCCTGGCACCCTGATCAGTACAACAACCCGGAGAACGTCGAGGCATATCGCGGACTGGCGGTCGAACTCGTTGAGCAGGTGGGGCCCGTCGACGTTCTCGTGTGCTCCGTCGGCACCGGAGGGCACTCCGCCGGTATTGCGCGGGTACTGCGTGAGACCAACCCCGACCTGCGCCTCATCGGTGTCGACACGGTGGGTTCGACGATCTTCGGCCAGCCCCCAGGTGCCCGGCTGATGCGCGGACTCGGCTCGAGCATCTATCCGGGCAATGTCGATTACCCGGCCTTCGACGAAGTGCATTGGGTGGCAGCGGCGGAAGCGGTGTGGGCATGTCGCACGTTGGCGTCCACCCATTACGCCAGCGGCGGGTGGAGCGTCGGCGCCGTCGCGCTGGTCGCAAGTTGGGCAGCGCGGACTCATCGGCGCGGGACGACCGTCGCCGCGGTGTTCCCGGATGGACCGCAGCGCTATTTCGATACTGTCTACAACGACGACTACTGCCAGGCACACGGTCTGCTCGCCGGGCCGCCTGCAGTGCAACCCGACACCATCGGTCATCCGTGGGCGAGGACGGTCACGAGGTGGACCCGCTGCGCCCGCGTCGTCGATCCGATGCAGGCTGGTTCACGATGA
- a CDS encoding DUF305 domain-containing protein, whose translation MNRIRLVLAGSAAAVMAVALTSCGNAADTEATSPTPTPTVMQTPDEASAAAHNQADVMFARHMIPHHEQAIEMSDLIIEKPGIDPRVIELANEIKVAQNPEIEQMQSWLDQWGMPGDHRMPGDMPHHGDMNHEPMTPGMPGMDGMAGMMSPADMQALADSQGVDASRLFLDQMIEHHEGAITMAQDEIANGQFPEAVELAHSIITSQQQEIETMNQLLNSLS comes from the coding sequence ATGAACAGGATCAGACTGGTGTTGGCAGGCTCGGCCGCGGCAGTGATGGCCGTCGCCCTCACCTCCTGCGGTAATGCCGCGGACACCGAGGCGACTTCTCCCACCCCGACTCCGACTGTCATGCAGACTCCGGACGAGGCTTCTGCTGCGGCCCACAATCAGGCGGACGTGATGTTCGCCCGCCATATGATTCCGCACCATGAGCAGGCAATCGAGATGAGCGACCTGATCATCGAGAAGCCGGGCATCGATCCGCGGGTCATCGAGCTGGCCAACGAGATCAAGGTTGCGCAGAACCCGGAGATCGAGCAGATGCAGAGCTGGCTTGACCAGTGGGGTATGCCCGGTGATCACAGAATGCCCGGGGACATGCCGCATCACGGCGATATGAACCACGAGCCGATGACGCCCGGTATGCCGGGGATGGATGGCATGGCCGGGATGATGTCGCCGGCCGACATGCAGGCGCTGGCGGACTCGCAGGGCGTCGATGCCAGCCGACTGTTCCTCGACCAGATGATTGAGCACCATGAGGGGGCCATCACGATGGCACAGGATGAAATCGCCAACGGTCAATTCCCGGAAGCCGTTGAACTGGCCCACTCGATCATCACCAGCCAGCAGCAGGAAATCGAGACGATGAACCAGCTACTCAACTCGCTGTCGTAG
- a CDS encoding HAMP domain-containing sensor histidine kinase → MTASRGWGLARRLVLAQGAVLLAGGLTTWVVAMVVGPPLFRDHLHQAGVPHNSYEQVHAEEAYRHATAIAIVVAITVAALTALVMTLYLTRRVRTSVAEVSRAASAVAEGHYDARVAPPHLGDEFDELAHAFNQMAQRLQTVESTRRRMFGDLAHEIRTPVAVLQAYLEAVEDSVTTLDPQTIAMLREQAGRLVRLSADAAALAQAEEAHATITPEWLDGGRLVEAVIATVVDRYAAKGVALAKNIVGAPRLWGDWQRLAQVLGNLLDNALRHTSAGGHVTVSAAASGDYVLFTVADDGEGVAAVHLPHLFERFYRADAARQRSRGGAGIGLAIAKALVEAHGGRISVRSGGLDAGTTFSVAVPRTPSPHRPGGDLTMGPAGDVSATTAS, encoded by the coding sequence GTGACAGCGTCGAGGGGCTGGGGGCTTGCGCGCCGTCTGGTACTCGCTCAAGGAGCGGTGCTACTCGCCGGGGGGCTCACCACCTGGGTGGTGGCGATGGTGGTCGGGCCGCCTTTGTTCCGCGACCACCTCCATCAGGCCGGCGTCCCCCACAACTCTTACGAGCAGGTCCACGCTGAGGAGGCCTATCGCCACGCCACGGCCATTGCGATCGTCGTGGCAATCACGGTGGCCGCGCTGACGGCGCTGGTGATGACCCTGTATCTGACCAGGCGGGTGCGAACCTCGGTGGCGGAGGTGTCCCGGGCGGCCTCGGCGGTGGCTGAAGGCCACTATGACGCCCGGGTAGCCCCACCGCACCTGGGTGACGAATTCGATGAGTTGGCGCATGCGTTCAACCAGATGGCGCAGCGTCTGCAGACCGTCGAATCGACCCGGCGCCGCATGTTCGGCGACCTCGCCCATGAGATCCGCACTCCGGTCGCAGTCCTGCAGGCCTATCTCGAGGCGGTGGAGGACAGCGTCACAACGCTGGATCCTCAGACGATCGCAATGTTGCGGGAGCAGGCCGGTCGGCTGGTCCGGCTCTCGGCGGACGCCGCCGCACTTGCGCAAGCCGAGGAAGCGCACGCCACTATCACTCCGGAATGGCTGGACGGCGGTCGGCTCGTGGAGGCTGTCATCGCTACCGTCGTTGACCGTTATGCGGCAAAAGGCGTAGCTCTGGCGAAGAACATCGTTGGTGCGCCGCGTTTGTGGGGTGACTGGCAACGCTTGGCTCAAGTGTTGGGCAATCTGCTCGACAACGCCCTCCGGCATACCTCCGCCGGCGGGCACGTCACCGTCAGCGCCGCAGCTTCCGGTGACTACGTGCTCTTCACCGTCGCTGATGATGGTGAGGGCGTGGCCGCTGTGCACCTTCCCCATCTGTTCGAACGCTTTTATCGCGCCGACGCCGCTCGACAACGATCACGAGGCGGGGCGGGGATCGGTCTGGCCATCGCCAAGGCGTTGGTCGAGGCTCACGGCGGACGTATCAGCGTGCGCAGTGGAGGGCTCGACGCGGGCACGACATTCAGCGTGGCGGTACCGAGAACCCCGAGTCCGCACCGCCCTGGCGGCGATCTGACGATGGGGCCGGCCGGCGACGTATCGGCTACGACAGCGAGTTGA
- a CDS encoding response regulator transcription factor, with amino-acid sequence MDAVCVSPEDSVLRGFRALVVEDEVPLAAVVKSYLDNEHFDVTVCHTGIEALTVAREVDPDVVVLDLGLPGIDGVEVCRQLRTFSDAYVVMLTARDNEVDTVVGLSVGADDYVTKPFSPRELVARIRAMLRRPRSVATPMPVAAPLPPPRVFGALMIDVAGRQVDLGGEPVMLTRTEFDILAALSSRPAVVWTRRQLINAVWGDPWVGNDHLVDVHIGHVRRKLGDDPAASRYVVTVRGVGYRMGTGR; translated from the coding sequence ATGGACGCAGTATGCGTTTCCCCGGAAGATTCCGTACTGAGAGGCTTTCGCGCGCTTGTCGTCGAAGACGAGGTCCCGCTGGCGGCGGTTGTCAAGAGCTATCTGGACAACGAACATTTTGACGTCACGGTGTGCCACACCGGGATCGAGGCTTTGACGGTGGCCCGCGAGGTGGACCCCGATGTGGTGGTTCTCGACCTGGGGCTGCCGGGTATCGACGGTGTCGAGGTGTGCCGTCAGCTGCGAACTTTCTCCGACGCCTACGTCGTGATGTTGACCGCGCGTGACAACGAGGTGGACACGGTGGTCGGCTTGTCGGTCGGAGCTGATGATTACGTCACCAAACCGTTCAGCCCACGTGAGCTGGTGGCTCGGATCCGTGCGATGCTGCGCCGCCCGCGATCGGTGGCCACACCGATGCCGGTGGCCGCGCCGCTTCCGCCGCCGCGAGTATTCGGTGCACTGATGATCGATGTCGCCGGGCGGCAGGTGGACCTCGGAGGTGAACCGGTCATGTTGACGCGGACGGAGTTCGACATCCTCGCTGCTCTGTCGTCCCGTCCCGCGGTGGTGTGGACCCGGCGGCAACTCATCAATGCGGTATGGGGGGACCCGTGGGTGGGCAACGATCACCTCGTCGATGTGCACATCGGGCATGTGCGGCGCAAACTCGGCGACGATCCGGCCGCTTCGAGGTATGTCGTCACCGTGCGTGGGGTGGGCTATCGGATGGGAACCGGTCGGTGA
- a CDS encoding TetR/AcrR family transcriptional regulator codes for MVITDKQARARLEVSRHACELFWQRGLAATSGDDIASAAGLSTRTVWRYFRSKESCVEPVLALSAQRFITLAHQWPAALSLAEHMASYTAENPLSEQEIADVRSALRITTMSVQEPALRTSYLMVHDQMERDFIPVVGERLRLPPTHLTVRLCAAAVTGAFRVIDEDVGRRVIVDGEMVSQQEALDLIDRAVRDATNGRFGGPIAD; via the coding sequence GTGGTTATCACTGATAAGCAGGCACGGGCACGTCTGGAGGTGTCCCGGCACGCGTGCGAACTGTTCTGGCAGCGGGGCCTGGCCGCCACCAGCGGTGATGACATCGCCTCTGCAGCAGGGCTTTCCACCCGCACGGTGTGGCGGTACTTCCGCAGCAAAGAAAGCTGTGTGGAGCCGGTACTGGCCCTGTCAGCGCAGCGGTTCATCACATTGGCCCACCAGTGGCCGGCGGCACTGTCGCTTGCTGAACACATGGCCTCCTACACCGCCGAGAATCCGCTCAGTGAACAGGAGATCGCCGATGTGCGCAGCGCGCTGCGTATCACCACGATGTCAGTACAGGAGCCCGCGCTGCGCACGTCGTACCTGATGGTGCACGACCAGATGGAGCGGGACTTCATTCCCGTGGTCGGCGAAAGACTTCGCCTCCCACCAACCCACCTCACCGTGCGTCTGTGCGCGGCAGCGGTGACCGGTGCGTTCCGCGTCATCGACGAGGACGTCGGACGTCGGGTCATCGTCGACGGCGAGATGGTCAGCCAGCAAGAGGCCCTGGACCTGATCGACCGCGCCGTCCGAGACGCCACCAACGGCAGGTTCGGCGGACCCATCGCCGACTGA
- a CDS encoding S9 family peptidase produces MALPELISIEDFFNPPTRAGAMISPDGNRIAFLAPWRNRLNVWVQDLDSDDARRVSSDATRSVHHFDWTDDPRWLIYLQDSAGDENWHIYRVDLHDPDAEAVDLTPFPGVIASPITDFKKGKAVIVMNRRNAQLFDVYELRIATGELTLLAENPGTAFNWLSTDDGQLFATSLTPDGHLDLSRWDPDTAGLQPITTFDGSDHPVGIHPLVLTPDGKGVWVGSHRDTDRSRLIRVDLATGEEIEVDSHPEFDLDHRGVVNPFMSQPLIQAPQTGELIGVRYLRERQVIHPLDSHFAEVLTNLEKLSDGDIGRITSDVDGRRWVVDFIHDRDPHATYLYDHQTGDSRLLYRPFPHLDPDQLAPMQPVAITARDGLTLHSYLTLPVGVQPRDLPLVLMVHGGPWYRDSWEYNPGVQLLANRGYAVLQVNFRGSLGFGASFLKAAIGEFAGKMHDDLIDGVNWAVEQGYADPDRVAIVGGSYGGYAALVGVTFTPDTFAAAVDYVGISDLANFMRTLPPVARPHLANNWHRYVGDPDDPEQLADMMARSPITRVDQIRTPLMVIQGANDVRVVQAESDNLVEALRGRGVEVEYLVQTDEGHGAVNPENVIEMYYAMERFLARHLKPAR; encoded by the coding sequence ATGGCACTCCCCGAACTCATCTCGATCGAGGACTTCTTCAATCCGCCGACCCGGGCCGGAGCGATGATTTCACCCGACGGCAATCGCATCGCGTTCCTCGCCCCGTGGCGAAACCGGCTCAACGTGTGGGTCCAAGATCTCGACTCCGACGACGCGCGACGCGTGAGCAGCGACGCCACCCGTAGCGTGCACCACTTCGACTGGACCGATGACCCGCGCTGGCTCATCTATCTGCAGGACAGCGCCGGCGACGAGAACTGGCACATCTACCGGGTGGACCTCCACGACCCGGATGCCGAGGCCGTGGACCTGACTCCGTTTCCCGGCGTGATCGCCTCGCCGATCACCGACTTCAAGAAGGGTAAAGCGGTCATCGTCATGAATCGCCGCAACGCGCAGCTGTTCGACGTCTACGAGCTGCGCATTGCCACCGGGGAACTGACCTTGCTCGCCGAGAATCCCGGAACTGCCTTCAACTGGCTGTCCACCGATGACGGCCAACTCTTCGCGACATCGTTGACCCCTGACGGCCATCTCGATCTGTCACGATGGGATCCTGACACCGCGGGCCTGCAGCCCATCACGACCTTCGACGGCTCTGACCACCCCGTTGGGATCCACCCGCTCGTCCTCACCCCGGACGGCAAGGGAGTATGGGTGGGATCGCACCGGGATACCGACCGCTCCCGCTTGATCCGCGTCGACCTGGCGACCGGCGAAGAGATCGAGGTCGACAGCCATCCAGAGTTCGACCTCGATCACCGCGGAGTGGTCAATCCCTTTATGTCGCAGCCCCTTATCCAGGCCCCGCAGACCGGTGAACTGATCGGTGTCCGCTATCTGCGGGAGCGACAGGTGATCCACCCGCTGGACTCCCACTTCGCCGAGGTACTGACCAACCTGGAGAAGCTGTCCGACGGAGACATCGGCCGTATCACCTCCGACGTGGACGGCCGGCGGTGGGTGGTCGACTTCATCCACGACCGCGATCCCCACGCCACCTACCTCTACGACCACCAGACCGGTGACAGCCGCCTGCTCTATCGACCGTTCCCCCATCTCGATCCTGATCAGCTCGCCCCGATGCAGCCGGTCGCGATCACCGCACGCGACGGACTGACGCTGCACTCATACCTGACCTTGCCTGTCGGGGTGCAGCCGCGGGACCTGCCGCTGGTGCTGATGGTGCACGGTGGCCCCTGGTACCGCGATTCCTGGGAGTACAACCCCGGCGTACAGCTACTGGCCAATCGCGGGTATGCGGTGCTGCAGGTCAACTTTCGCGGCTCACTGGGATTCGGGGCATCGTTTCTGAAAGCGGCCATCGGCGAGTTCGCCGGCAAGATGCACGACGACCTGATCGACGGTGTGAACTGGGCGGTGGAGCAGGGCTACGCCGACCCCGACCGGGTCGCGATCGTGGGCGGCTCCTACGGCGGCTACGCGGCCTTGGTCGGCGTCACGTTCACGCCCGACACCTTCGCCGCCGCCGTGGATTACGTCGGCATTTCGGACCTGGCCAACTTCATGCGCACCCTACCGCCGGTCGCGCGTCCGCACCTGGCCAACAATTGGCATCGGTACGTCGGTGACCCCGATGACCCCGAGCAGCTGGCCGACATGATGGCACGCTCCCCGATCACCAGGGTCGACCAGATCCGAACACCGTTGATGGTGATCCAAGGCGCCAACGACGTCCGCGTCGTTCAGGCCGAGTCCGACAACCTGGTCGAGGCGTTGCGCGGCCGCGGGGTCGAGGTCGAGTACCTGGTTCAGACCGACGAGGGTCACGGCGCGGTCAACCCGGAGAACGTCATCGAGATGTACTACGCGATGGAACGATTCCTGGCACGGCACCTCAAGCCGGCCCGGTGA
- a CDS encoding SDR family NAD(P)-dependent oxidoreductase produces MTRSTPGDGPLDGKVAIVTGAARGVGKGIASALLARGAQVLITDILEDVLASTATEFSRSGYRVTSLVADLRDPTAPQQIVQSALDAFATVDALVNNAVATCGPKPFVDLTAEDYDLVFDTGPRATFGLMQAVHPVMAGKGSGSIVNIGSAAGTQGEPFFGAYAGAKEAVRGMSKVAALEWGREGIRVNVVCPLAETDGLKVLRDASPKHYDRVVKTTALRRIGDPATDIGGVVAFLVGDDAAYLTGQTLLADGGAGAFR; encoded by the coding sequence ATGACCCGCAGCACACCTGGAGACGGACCGCTGGACGGGAAGGTGGCCATCGTCACCGGAGCTGCTCGGGGGGTCGGTAAGGGTATCGCCTCGGCTCTGCTGGCGCGCGGTGCACAGGTCCTGATCACCGATATCCTCGAAGACGTCTTGGCCTCTACGGCAACCGAATTCAGCCGGTCCGGTTACCGTGTCACCTCGTTGGTGGCCGATCTCCGCGACCCCACGGCCCCGCAGCAGATCGTGCAATCCGCACTCGATGCGTTCGCCACGGTGGACGCACTGGTCAACAACGCCGTGGCCACCTGCGGGCCAAAGCCCTTCGTCGACCTCACCGCAGAGGACTACGACCTGGTCTTCGACACCGGTCCCCGCGCCACCTTCGGGCTCATGCAGGCCGTGCACCCGGTGATGGCCGGCAAGGGCAGCGGCTCGATCGTGAACATCGGAAGTGCCGCAGGCACTCAGGGTGAACCGTTCTTCGGCGCATACGCCGGCGCGAAGGAGGCCGTGCGCGGAATGTCAAAAGTGGCCGCCCTGGAATGGGGTCGCGAGGGGATCCGGGTCAACGTGGTCTGTCCGCTTGCCGAAACCGACGGCTTGAAGGTACTGCGCGACGCCTCCCCGAAGCACTACGACCGGGTCGTGAAGACCACGGCGCTCAGACGCATCGGCGACCCGGCCACTGACATCGGGGGTGTCGTCGCGTTCCTCGTCGGCGACGATGCCGCGTATCTGACCGGACAGACCCTGCTGGCCGACGGCGGGGCGGGTGCATTCCGCTGA
- a CDS encoding arsenate reductase ArsC, giving the protein MTNSPVVRDLSIDQQLALRTAANRLLAEYDASFGAETIERFLHSSYDQFASRATILKFLPLLAERFARQRLHALARVEGKISDGKPTVLFLCTHNAGRSQMALGFFTHLAGDQAVAWSGGSEPGTEINSAAIAAMAEVGIDITGEYPKPWTDEIVQAADVVITMGCGDACPIFPGKRYENWDLPDPAGQGLDAVRPIRDMIETRVRALLTELQVPAH; this is encoded by the coding sequence ATGACGAACAGCCCGGTCGTCCGCGACCTCTCCATCGATCAACAGCTCGCGCTACGGACTGCCGCCAACCGCCTGCTGGCCGAGTACGACGCCAGCTTCGGCGCCGAAACCATCGAGCGCTTCCTGCACTCGTCCTACGATCAGTTTGCCTCTAGGGCAACCATTCTCAAGTTCCTACCGCTGCTGGCCGAACGTTTCGCCCGGCAGCGGTTGCACGCACTGGCGCGGGTCGAGGGCAAGATCAGCGACGGCAAGCCGACCGTCCTGTTCCTGTGCACGCACAACGCCGGACGATCCCAGATGGCGTTAGGCTTCTTCACCCACCTGGCCGGTGACCAGGCCGTCGCGTGGTCGGGCGGGTCGGAGCCCGGTACCGAGATCAACTCCGCAGCGATCGCCGCCATGGCCGAGGTGGGCATCGACATCACCGGCGAGTACCCGAAGCCGTGGACCGACGAGATCGTCCAGGCGGCCGACGTCGTCATCACCATGGGCTGCGGGGATGCTTGCCCGATCTTTCCGGGCAAGCGCTACGAGAACTGGGACCTGCCCGATCCGGCCGGTCAGGGGCTGGACGCGGTACGCCCCATCCGCGACATGATCGAAACGCGAGTTCGTGCACTGCTGACTGAACTTCAGGTACCTGCGCACTGA
- a CDS encoding metalloregulator ArsR/SmtB family transcription factor — MSKSLTSSIEPAPCCPPGALLRAPLSASAAADMAVKLKALADPVRLQLFSAIASHAGGEACVCDISVGVEVAQSTVSHHLKVLRDAGLLTSQRRASWVYYAVVPEALESLAVLLGAEAAAGVQR; from the coding sequence ATGTCGAAATCGCTGACATCGTCGATCGAGCCCGCGCCGTGCTGTCCGCCGGGAGCGCTGCTGCGCGCACCGCTCTCGGCTTCAGCCGCCGCGGACATGGCGGTCAAACTCAAAGCCCTCGCCGATCCGGTGCGGCTGCAACTGTTCTCGGCGATCGCCAGCCACGCCGGCGGTGAGGCCTGTGTGTGTGACATCTCGGTAGGTGTCGAGGTCGCGCAGTCAACGGTCAGCCACCATCTGAAGGTGCTGCGCGACGCGGGTCTGCTGACGTCGCAGCGCCGCGCCTCGTGGGTGTATTACGCGGTCGTGCCCGAGGCTCTGGAGAGCTTGGCGGTCCTGCTCGGCGCCGAGGCCGCCGCGGGAGTCCAACGATGA
- a CDS encoding ArsI/CadI family heavy metal resistance metalloenzyme yields MSRVQLALNVDDLDQAITFYTKLFGIAPAKVKPGYANFAVTEPALKLVLLENPGAGGTLNHLGVEVESSEQVHAEIARLTGEGVFTDEEIGTTCCFATQDKVWVTGPGGERWEVYTVLADSETFGASPQQRESGTAASACC; encoded by the coding sequence ATGTCCCGAGTCCAGTTGGCCCTCAACGTCGACGATCTCGACCAAGCAATCACGTTCTACACCAAGCTTTTCGGCATTGCGCCGGCCAAGGTCAAGCCGGGGTACGCCAACTTCGCGGTCACCGAGCCGGCGCTCAAGCTGGTGCTACTGGAGAACCCTGGTGCGGGCGGCACACTGAACCATCTCGGTGTGGAGGTCGAATCGAGCGAACAGGTACATGCCGAAATCGCCCGGCTGACCGGAGAGGGCGTGTTCACCGACGAGGAAATCGGCACCACATGCTGCTTCGCCACCCAGGACAAGGTATGGGTCACCGGCCCGGGCGGGGAGAGGTGGGAGGTCTACACCGTGCTCGCCGACTCTGAGACGTTCGGCGCCAGCCCGCAGCAGCGCGAATCCGGAACCGCCGCGTCGGCCTGTTGCTGA
- a CDS encoding Rv2640c family ArsR-like transcriptional regulator, translating into MPKALPVIDMSAPVCCAPVAAGPISDEDALAVALRLKAIADPVRVKIMSHLFSSERGEETGGDLAAMLGLRESTVSHHLGQLRNAGLVLSERRGMNVFYRVKPEALQALCVVLDPSCCT; encoded by the coding sequence ATGCCCAAAGCACTGCCCGTGATCGACATGTCCGCGCCGGTCTGTTGCGCTCCGGTGGCCGCGGGCCCGATCAGCGACGAGGACGCGCTGGCGGTGGCGCTGCGCCTGAAGGCCATCGCCGACCCGGTGCGGGTGAAGATCATGTCGCACCTGTTCAGCTCCGAGCGCGGTGAGGAGACCGGCGGTGACCTCGCGGCCATGCTCGGGCTGCGGGAGTCCACCGTCAGCCACCATCTCGGGCAGCTGCGCAACGCCGGGCTGGTGCTCTCCGAGCGGCGGGGGATGAATGTCTTCTACCGGGTCAAACCCGAGGCGTTGCAGGCTCTGTGCGTGGTGCTCGATCCCAGCTGCTGCACCTAA
- a CDS encoding DUF1028 domain-containing protein, producing MTFSICAYDPVTGQAGVGAITAMLGVGKLVSHAEARVGAVASQAMMNPYLAIDSLGLMASGRTAQEALDEVISRDDGRDYRQVGVVDVQGNTAAWTGARTEGWAGHLHRGSAVAQGNRLVGMETLEATLDAFYRNDDLDLARRILRALQAGEATGADIEGSLSGAIYVVDTEQYPLWDVRIDHAEDPAASLEFLIDEFADGLLPHIERLPTRDDHVGQMTREAMAEDEPAIDRTV from the coding sequence GTGACGTTCTCCATTTGTGCCTATGACCCTGTGACCGGGCAGGCGGGAGTCGGCGCCATCACGGCCATGCTCGGTGTAGGCAAGCTCGTCTCGCACGCTGAGGCGAGAGTCGGGGCAGTGGCGTCCCAGGCCATGATGAACCCGTACCTGGCGATCGACAGCCTAGGGCTGATGGCCTCAGGACGCACGGCCCAGGAGGCGCTCGATGAGGTGATCAGCCGCGACGACGGACGGGACTATCGGCAGGTCGGCGTCGTCGACGTGCAGGGCAACACCGCCGCGTGGACCGGCGCCCGGACCGAAGGATGGGCTGGACACCTGCACCGGGGCAGTGCGGTGGCGCAGGGAAACCGGCTGGTCGGAATGGAGACGTTGGAGGCGACGTTGGACGCCTTCTACCGGAACGATGACCTCGACCTCGCCCGCCGAATTCTGCGCGCGCTGCAGGCCGGGGAGGCGACCGGCGCCGACATCGAGGGCTCGTTGTCGGGCGCGATCTACGTGGTCGACACCGAGCAGTACCCGCTGTGGGACGTTCGCATCGATCACGCCGAGGACCCCGCCGCGTCGCTGGAGTTCCTCATCGACGAGTTCGCCGACGGATTGCTGCCCCACATCGAGAGACTCCCGACCCGAGACGATCATGTGGGGCAGATGACGCGCGAGGCCATGGCTGAGGATGAGCCGGCAATCGACCGAACCGTTTAG
- a CDS encoding gluconokinase has translation MTAPIVVMGVSGSGKSTVGAALAQRLRVPFADADDFHPPANIAKMSAGEPLDDNDRHPWLESIGEWLAQHRRGGVMSCSALKRKYRDQLRRHCADIEFLHLEGSVETIGRRQASRPGHFMPANLLESQFRTLEPLEPDERGVAIDVAQSIDGIIESYISTRNSDEVEES, from the coding sequence ATGACAGCACCGATCGTCGTCATGGGGGTCTCCGGGTCGGGTAAATCCACCGTGGGCGCCGCTCTGGCCCAGCGGTTGCGTGTTCCGTTCGCCGACGCCGACGACTTCCATCCGCCGGCCAACATCGCGAAGATGTCCGCCGGCGAACCACTCGACGACAACGACCGCCACCCTTGGCTGGAGTCGATCGGTGAATGGTTGGCACAGCACCGCCGTGGCGGGGTGATGAGTTGCTCGGCACTCAAGCGAAAATATCGAGACCAACTGCGGAGGCACTGCGCCGACATCGAATTCCTGCACCTGGAGGGGTCGGTGGAGACCATCGGCCGGCGCCAGGCCAGCAGGCCGGGACACTTCATGCCGGCCAACCTGCTGGAGTCCCAGTTCCGCACCCTGGAGCCGCTCGAACCCGATGAGCGCGGCGTCGCGATCGACGTCGCCCAGAGCATCGACGGCATCATCGAAAGCTATATCAGCACACGAAATTCCGACGAGGTCGAGGAGAGCTGA